Proteins from a single region of Centropristis striata isolate RG_2023a ecotype Rhode Island chromosome 9, C.striata_1.0, whole genome shotgun sequence:
- the LOC131977605 gene encoding histone H2B 1/2-like, which produces MPETTVKAPKKGSKKAVSKAVTKSGKKRRTKRKESYAIYVYKVLKQVHPDTGISSKAMGIMNSFVSDIFERIAGEASRLAHYNKRSTITSREIQTAVRLLLPGELAKHAVSEGTKAVTKYTSSK; this is translated from the coding sequence ATGCCTGAGACCACCGTGAAAGCGCCCAAGAAGGGCTCCAAGAAAGCCGTTTCTAAGGCCGTCACCAAGAGCGGCAAGAAGAGGAGGACCAAGAGGAAGGAGAGCTACGCCATCTACGTGTACAAGGTGCTGAAGCAGGTCCACCCCGACACCGGCATCTCCTCCAAGGCCATGGGCATCATGAACTCGTTTGTCAGCGACATCTTTGAGCGCATCGCCGGCGAGGCCTCCCGTCTGGCTCACTACAACAAACGCTCCACCATCACTTCCAGGGAGATCCAGACCGCCGTCCGCCTACTGCTGCCCGGGGAGCTGGCCAAGCACGCCGTGTCTGAGGGCACCAAGGCCGTCACCAAGTACACCAGCTCCAAGTAA